From the genome of Acidobacteriota bacterium:
CTCAATAAGCCTGACATCATCTCTTAACGGTTGAATCTTTTTCACACGCCAGATCCGATCTCGGATCAGGACTCTTTCATTGGCTTGGATTTGCATGGATCTTTAATCCATTAAGATAAAAATTGCAATATTAAAGACATAGCTTCATGCTTTGATTCATATCTTTAGATTACCTTGCTGACTTGTATTTCGTCGATTATTTCTCCTCACCCTTCAACTGTTCAGGGGTCTGTTCCTCCAGCCAGAGTTTGCAGAGATTTTTCCAACCGATTCGGCGCCATTTTTTAAATGTTTCTTTCAACTCGTTAATGGTTTTTGCTTCCAGAAGCTCTTTTTGAGCAGCTCTCAGATCTTCAAGAGATGCAATGGCAGGCATGATCTCCTCCGTATTTTCATAAGAGCTGAATTGAACTTTCGCAGCATGACAAGGCCATGCGTGCTCGTTTATTTCTTTTCTCTATTGATACCCCATCGACAAGAGTCGTATTGCTCAATCATGATATTCCTGCGGAAAAACGATTGTCAAGAGAGGTAACAATTACGCAGGCGCCAACTTTATCGGTCGGTTTTTCAAAACAGCGATGGGGAGTATTCCATCGAGGTGGTCCTTCAGAAATCAGGCGGATTCGCGCAGGAATTGAAACCCTCCCAGAGTGATCATCCCCATCCCGAGAATCAATGAGATGATACGAGCGGCGAATCCAAGGTAGGGAACGAAAAAGAGAATATGAAGCACAAGCAGTCCCACCATCATGGCCGTCAAGGAGAGTTCAAAGGGTTTGCCGAAGGACCGAAGGATCAGCATCCCGATCACCATCCCGACGAAGATCGTGGAGAGATAGAGAAGGGCAAAATAGAGCGTCAAGCTCAAAAGGCCCAGCGGGAGTCCGATCAGAGTGATCGCCACGATGAGGCTTGCGATTGGTGTGAAGATCAGAGCCACAAAACCGATTCCCAGACTTTTCCAGTACTGCTGAACCTGGGAGACGATTCTTTGCGAGACTCTGGGCATCAATTTCATCAGGATGACGCCGATGATGAGGGAGGCCAATAACCAGATCAATCTGAAGAATAAGGAAAAGGCGCGTCTGGTCCAGGAACTTGATTCCTTTTTTCCTTTCAAAGCCCCCTTGATGATCTCCCCCTCGATCACGGCATCGGAAGAGATGTCAATCAGATGTCCGGTGGCTTTTAGATCCCCTCCGATGTGGGCTGTCGGCGAGATCGTAATCTTGTTTCCCTTCACTCGAGCGTCCCTTCCCACCTCCCCATCCAGTGTGAAGGAATCTGCCCCACCGGAGACAGAGCCTGCCACCTTTCCTTTCAGCCTCAATTCCTCACAGCCAAACCTGATATTCTGTTTGATCGTTCCCTCCTGAGTGACGAGGAGATTTCTGCAGAAGGAAGTGACATTCTTTTTCACAAGACCGGAAATGAGAACGCTTTCCGCAAAAGCGCGGACATCATCCTCTCCCGCACCTCGCACGGCGATATTCTGGGCAAAGGCGATGATGTCTCCTTTCACCGTGCCGTTGATGTCAAGGGAGCGGCAGAAAGCAAACAGATCCCCTGTGACCGTTCCATCAACTGTTACGGTTTCACCCGTGAGGAGGAGGTCTCCTTCATGAATCTCATCTTTCGGAACAGTCACATATCGATCCCCTTTGTGAGTCGAAGCCTGAATGGTGGCTGAAAGGGCCAGGATCAAAATAAATACGGTCAGGTTGAGAATCAATATCTTTTTCATTTCAGATCTCCCATAATTGTTGCTGAAATTTGGCAAAAAATTTAAAAATTCCCCATCAAATATAAATTTCTTAAGTGCCAAAAAGCTTTGTTTTATCGATGCTTTTATAAAATTTACCAAAGTTTCATCATGAATGAAGTTAACCTTCAACCAGAAAAATTATCTTAAAACACTTTTAAGATGTTGACTCAAAAAAATACAGTTGATCACAGCCATGTCAAACTGCTTCTAAAATGGTTGCTCATCCATCGAATATGAATAATTTTATTCATGAGAGGTTCAAATCAGTGTCGTTTCACAATAATGCTTGAACGTTTTTTACATCCTCCTTATGGCGGTATTGGTTCGTACCTTTTCCTGAAAAAGAAGCTCAACCAGAAGGCGACGATCAGAACCGGCAGGAAGAGAAGTAAAAAGAGCCTGACCATGTCGATCAAGGTGGTTCTCAGGATGATATCTTTGAACAGGTGAAAGGCATTGAAGAGAAGGGATATGGGTGATGCGATAAAGGAAAATGGCCCCAAAAAATCCTCCACAGAACCTGAAAAGAGATGAACCGCAAGAAGGGGAACAATCATCCCTGAAAGGATCAACAACGAGTAAAGGGTGGTGGAGAACCGCTTCCCGTTGATGATCACTGGAGTTTCCATCGCTTGAATGCGCTCCTTGAGCTCTTCCACGAG
Proteins encoded in this window:
- a CDS encoding zf-HC2 domain-containing protein, which gives rise to MKCIDEKIYSAYLDEEVNEKMREAISSHLESCPRCRALVEGLKRENLMMREAFQIPLPEIQLVEELKERIQAMETPVIINGKRFSTTLYSLLILSGMIVPLLAVHLFSGSVEDFLGPFSFIASPISLLFNAFHLFKDIILRTTLIDMVRLFLLLFLPVLIVAFWLSFFFRKRYEPIPP
- a CDS encoding polymer-forming cytoskeletal protein, which translates into the protein MKKILILNLTVFILILALSATIQASTHKGDRYVTVPKDEIHEGDLLLTGETVTVDGTVTGDLFAFCRSLDINGTVKGDIIAFAQNIAVRGAGEDDVRAFAESVLISGLVKKNVTSFCRNLLVTQEGTIKQNIRFGCEELRLKGKVAGSVSGGADSFTLDGEVGRDARVKGNKITISPTAHIGGDLKATGHLIDISSDAVIEGEIIKGALKGKKESSSWTRRAFSLFFRLIWLLASLIIGVILMKLMPRVSQRIVSQVQQYWKSLGIGFVALIFTPIASLIVAITLIGLPLGLLSLTLYFALLYLSTIFVGMVIGMLILRSFGKPFELSLTAMMVGLLVLHILFFVPYLGFAARIISLILGMGMITLGGFQFLRESA